The nucleotide window GATGAAAGATTTTTGGCGCCACCGAGGAGTTTAGGCATAAAGAGACACATAGTTTTCTTGGATGATTTGACTGTAAAAACACGATTTGGGCGTGTACTTGTTGACAATTATTACTCGCAAAACCTCCTTCTCAAATTGTCAGCTTTCTGGGGCACCGATCAAAATCGGTTTCAACCTGTGGGCTGGATAGCATCCAGCCTATTATGATCTTGGACCTGTTTGAATTGAAACAGAATGTCTTGTTGTGGTTTGACAGTGTAACTGAAATTGCATAAACTGGAtggggtttttcttcttcatctgttCTTTTTACTTACTATATTGGCTTTTCTCTTTTGAAAGACCAGCATATCTGATATTCTGTATGTTTGTCCAGTATTCAGTTGTATTCAATAATCATTAATCCATATGCATGATATATACTATTGATTCATTACTACTTGCCAATTTGTGAAGAAATGTTTTCTTGATGTGTTTCTGAATTGGAGGATAGTTTCAAAGAGGCATGCTGTGATGACAACAGatagtttttaattgatttaatcTTCTCACTTTCTTGTGAGAAGTCAGAGTGTTTGTAGCTTTCTTACCCATTGGTAAAATCCTTGATTCAACTTAATGTTGTGAGTATGGTATTTATTGAAAGACTTTCAGGAATTTGATGTATTTACCGCCATCATTGACTCAGTCTTAATGAAAGAGTCATTCCATTTTTGGTGCGTATTCTCTCCTTGTTTACTAATGTTGAGTCCAGTATTTggctttatttaaaaaagtatGTTTTGCATATTACATATAGTGAAATGAAACGAATGAGGTCCTTTTATGGACTAGATAATTCTGATTAAATATGGTAAAGCTTATGAGCATGATGACTTAGGGTTGCATGTTACTAATAATTTGTATGAAGGCCCACGCTTATGCACTAGGCTTCATGGAacatttaattcttatttttcatttttttttctatatttattgtattattcTCTTTTATATGAATTCAAATTCAGGAACAGCTCCTTAATAAGTGCTCAGAAAATTCTCTTTATCAGGAACTGGGTAAGATAATGGCTATTTCTATATGGGcatgttttatgtttatgtaCATGCGTTGCAGCGTTGGCATATGAGTATATCACACATGTAATGTTACAcggtttattttaatataatgttACAAATGTGTATATTaagatatacatatacatgtatactaATAGCAAGTATAACATATTACAATGACTGTAGTGTATTGTATATATCATGTAGTAATATTATGATGTCCATTTTATTAAGAGATAAGCTCTGATCTATAGCACCTCTGCTTCAAGTTGCACACAATCAAAGCTTTATTTGAGATTCTATGCTGCTGGTGAGGTTACCAAAGGTGGATAATTCTAGCATTATACGCGCTTGGGTATgctcattttatattttgaaacaatGTGATCATATTGAATTTGGAGTGCACGTACactgttttttaaatattatgcaaTCTAGAATATTGTCCTGTAATGAGGGTGAAGTTGAATATGCATTTTTAAAATTGCTGATTCTCTCGGAAAGCATCTCTAAGCCTCTGTAGAAATTGCATGCGGCTCTTTGAAAAGTCTAACAACTTATATTAAAGATTAgctaaaattgtatttttaccTTCCCTTTTTATGGCTAGTAGCCATCAGCCTCTACTATGCTGTTTTGCTGCACTCCTCCatccccttgtgtgtgtgtgtgtgtatttgctatttgaaaatttattaatttggatTCTACGCAAACATTTATGCCGAGGTCCAAAAGTTTGGTTgcatataaaaatgataatttctAATGTGCCCtcataaaagtaatatttacttttatatttaaataaaatatttttatttgcttgtatatctttatagttaaaattaacttataaaataatatagcactaaattttaaaaataatattgaccTTAATACGGGTATTAAtcagtgatttatccactttattccaATATATAAATCACTTTATTCCCAGTATTAATCTCATAGATTTGCTTGTATATTTTTACAGTTAAaattgagtaatgctatataaaaCGATACTCTTGTCTTCGGAAAAAAGAGTGAGCTGTAAGATGATACCATGAAGTAGGATTTCCTAGCTTTATCAAATAAAActataatgtaatttttattaatttattgtagtttttattttctgtgCATCTCAATGTAACCCTCAAGgagatatttttttcaatgttttatattttttaaaaaccaatgataaatgatagtatataataaaactaaacttttaaatattaaaattatcttttagatatttttaaaataaaaatatatataatttaaaatttaaatctcatattaaattaattgtgttttttaattattaaaatataagttatattatttttttatcgttattatttattattataaattttttaatattttattattgaccccgatGTAACCCCGGTTAGACCCGGTCAAAgttaatcttttttttctcttgattaaattaaaaaaatttatccaaatgAGGGAAATGCTCACTATGACCATCCGAAAccctcattttcttttattttcccttgttggttcttaatccaaacatagcattaaagtcaaagcacttatcatagaATTGGTCAAAAATGATGCCAAGGATCCTGGCCTAATAGAAAGTCAATTTCCTCAGGAGTttcattagaaaatattaaagtaTGAGACTAGTTAATAATCGAGATTGATAATCAGTGAAATCCATCATTACCAATGTCAAAAGTTTCATATTCAGGAGGATTTTTAAGGGCATAGTGAAGTCCGAAAGTGGAGCCAGAATTCAACTCgttttttttcatcttctaaACTTAAGTTTTTCCCCTCAAATTTCGTAGGCCTACAAGAAGCATCTGATGTTCAACAATATAAACTAATAAGATCTAGTAAGTGAACACAAGACTGTTGGAATTATAAATTAAgattactaaataaaaataatcaaaataattaagatgATAGGTGTATATAATATACAGCCTCAACAAAtctaatgataaaaattatGACTATTTAGATTTCCCAAAcacattcaaacaatcaaaacattcaCAACTATTTAGGTTTGTGTGTATGCCCTAACAAGAGCAGTCCAAGTGCTTTGACCTTCAATTAGCTCTTTCACTACAGAAACCACCTCCTTGATGTTTACCCGAATTTGTTGCCTGCTGTCTCTCTCCCTAATGGTTACAGATGTTGTTGAATCCACAGTAACAGCGAATGGAACGCCAATCTCATCGGTTCTTGCATATCGTTTTCCAATTGATGTGCCTACGGCGAGAGGCAAGTGAAAGAGAGTTGTGTTAAATCAAAGAATAAAGTTAAACATTTCTCATGATTTGGGTTGTACCTGTAATATCTATAATATTAGAGATCCCGGCTTTTGTCAATGTCTCTGCAATGCTTCTAGCTACATCATCAAACTCTGGGTTTTTGATCAATGGAAACACAGTGCATTTGATGGGAGCAACAACTGGGGGAAACCGGAACACATTCAATTGCTCATCCTTTGATTTACAAGGTCTTCTATGGAAGGAATGCTCGTATAGGCAGTAGATGATCCTTCCAATGCCAAAAGATGGTTCAATGACAGAAGGGGTGAAAACTCTCTggtgttctttctttttctccattctAATTGAAACCATGTTTTTCGTGATGACCACAGTTTTCCCAAGAGTGCAGACTAGAAATTCAGCCTCTCCCTTGGATTCTAAGGTTGCCTTCATTTCCAAAGCTTCTTTCTCAGACATTGCCTAtccaataataaaagaaaaaagggaaCTTCACAAGATTTAAGAGACCGGCAAACCTATAATTACTTTAACTGCACAAGATGCTAATAAGAGACCAAATCACCTACCTCTAATGCTCCAACTACCATCTTTTGATTCCCTTCAAATGCAAGACCGAGATCCTTCTTGGATGGGGTTATAACCAGTTTCTGCAATTATATAAAGTACGATCACatttatgaaaacaaacaatCCTCAAAATTGAACAGATGGACACCCTCTGTCAACCTCTGGACAAGGAGGTGCATATTGACCAAATTTAGGTCAAGGAATCAGAACAAAGCTCACCTCCACCTCTCTAGGTTCTGAGAATTTTTCATGAGCAACCAAAGGCACACCACTTTTGTCCTGTAAGAAAGAATATATTTACAAGGATTCAGTGTCATATTCAGTAACTCACAATGGCAAAGATGAATCAGCCAGAACTTAAATCTTGTTCAAGAAGAGAAAAGCAAGAATCAACGCAGGGAGCACatgtttataaataagaatCAAATATCTTGGaagcttcaaaagaaaaaaaaggcacCTAGAATTATCAGCTAATgcaaccaatatatatatatatatatataccacagCCATGACATATAGGAGATTTTGAAAACACCAGCACAAATTTAAGGGAATCAAGACTGCTAAGTTATGCATGAGAGTATAAGGGAATTCATGGACAGAGGGTATGGTACTCAAAAGAAAAGATGGAGCCATTCGCCAAAGCTGTAAAGACATTGTTGACCAAGAAAACTCTTCAACTAACTGTATTTCActggaagaaaaggaaaaggggacaaaacaaaagattgcAGGATCATCTAAAAAATTCTCTTACGGTATGGCCACGCAAGTCATAGGCAGATCTGTCTGCAATCCCAACACACTCGATCCAGCCAAAGGAAGATTCTATCTCCGCATCCCAGCAATCAGCAGCATAATGAGCCATCTCATTTGGCAGATGTTGCCGGAAGCGCAACCGATCTTCATCAATTCCAAGGCGTGCAAGGAAGCGGAACACTCTCCCTATGAAATAACCAAGGGTCTCATTGTTGACAATTCCCTAATAAAAGTGATTGTGAGAATagacaagaaaaaataagataaagcacagtacattaataaaatatgaaagaacTCAATACAAGATAACCAAATGATGCTTATGCCATCAACCTTTGAAACTGCTTCTCGAAGACATATCTTTCTGGCTGATTTTCCTGCCAATTGATCCTCTCTTGGAAACATAAAAAATTCCAATTCAGCAACATTAGCAAACTTTGGATGAGATTTGTCATCTGGGTCAACAAAATGTTCAATTTCCGCCAGTGTAAACTCACGTACTCTGAGGAGACCTTGGCGAGGTGATATCTGAacataatagaaaatataatagataatAACACTAAGTTATCAATTAGAACCAAAGCCCAAAAGATATTAATCAGTATATCAGACAGATAGCATACACAATAGAATGCCACAAATGTGTACCCTGAATGTCACGATTGATAATTTGTCTTTTAGAgtattcaggaaaaaaaaaaaacagtagcACGATCATACTGTACAAAAAGTCCACGATGATAGACAAAACTAAATTCTGTCATCCAAATGAAATTTTCACCAGAaggttcatatatatatatatatatatatatataaagaagaaaaaagaaacattagaaGGACAGAAGGTGCATAAAACCTTCCTCATCTGTGTATGGTGAATCATTCGCATAATGTTATAAAACCAGTCCACATACTGAAATAATAGAACATAGAAGATAGATAACAAAATGAGCCACAAACCTCGTTTCTAAATGCCTGGCCTATCTGGGCAGCTGCAAATGGAAGCTTATTCCCATTGTAATAGTACAAGTCCTTGAAGTTCACAAAGATGCCCTGTGCTGTTTCTGGCCTCATAAACCTATCTCAATATAGCCAAGAAAATCACTATATGAATACAAGTACATAAGCACTAATACACAGAAAACGCACAACAAATGCTCGTATAGTCTCACCCTGTGCTTAAACCTGTTGGGCCTATGGAAGTCCGGAACATGAGATTAAAGGGATATGGATCAGAAAGAGGGTTCTTTGTGTCCGGTGCAGTAATCCCATACTCTTTGAGTTTCGCCCCCAATTCCTCAGCAGAGAGATCATCTAATATAGCAATAACATGCTTTAGCTCAGCAACCTTTGCAGGTGTCAAAGTGAGGTCCTTCTCAAGCTTCTCCTTGCAATAGTCCTTGAGAAGATGATCTGCCCGGTAACAAGTTCCTGTCTTCTCATCATTGACCATAAGGTCAGTGAACTTGTCAACATGACCAGAAGCCTTCAAGACAACTTCAGGTGTGATACAGGGGCAGTCCACTTCAAGCATATTCTCCTCCATAACAAAATGCTAACCAAAGAAAACCTCAAGAATTCAGAGacatctcaaaaataaaatattcaatgaatTTGGCATTAAATTCATTACTAGAAAAAAGAACTGCGCTGCCTCTGCTGATGATCATGCATTACAAGTAGTaagtttttctaataaaaaaagataaaattttgcaCATTCAAAGCACTAAATTAAGGTTTCAACGAAGCaactaaaaatacattaaaatccCAAActccaaaatccaaaaaaaacataaagaatagGAAACAGAAACAGATCATCAGAAGCTTCAAAAAAGCTCTTGTAAtcaatgtatataaaaaaaagtttacctGGCGCCAGAGAGTGAGAACATTCGACTTCACAGCGCAACCAGGAGGCCCATAATCGTACAACCCCGCAACACCGCGATAAATCTTAAACGACGGGATAATAAACAGCCTCCTCTCCAGAATATTCACCACCGCCTGCCGGAGCGCATCGTTGATAAGCTCACTGGTGGCACCATCCTCTTTTCTGTTGACTTCCGCTTGGCGAGCAGCGACCTCGAGCTTCAAACCCTTAGGTGACTCCACAGCCATATCCATCTCGAACTGTGACGCGCCGGGGCTAGCTTTGATGCTCCGCACGGCCTCCACCTGCGCTTCCACGGAGGCCGAGGAGGAAGAAGAGGCCATGGGAAAAGGAGATGAGAAGATGGGGCGGAGGCGGAGGCGGAGGCGGAGGAGGATGACGagagggattagggttttagattGGGCTTGAAATTTTAATTGCGAGGGCAGAACAAAAGCGAAAAAAGAGCATAAAAAGCGGgagacatttttttaaaaaaaaaataaaaaaatgaaataatttatttgattaccttttttaattttaaaatttcaaaaaagcaaagaagtgtcttccaaaattaaaataccaagaaAGAACAACTTTTTTAGatgcattttaaatttttatttttagaaataataagagaaaaaataaaaacaaattttaaattttttaaaattcataaaaatatacataattaaaaatgataacAATCTAAATCAAGATTTCAAAGATTATTGAgattatcaataatttttatttattattaaggtTCTTAGTTTGTAATTTTGTATAATaagtattaaataaatcaaagattgaTCAATTATGgaattatcaataatttttaaaatatataattttttattgtaattttggTGTGATATAAAAGattgtgataatattttattattttttatattttcaaaataattttacttaTCTATTCACCAATTTATATgtgtcaaaataatttaaaaattataagataacGATTATAAAGTTAACATTTGATTTATTCAAGTTTATGATGATATATATGCAtactaatattttataatattttttttcccaataacCATTAGTTAATCTAGTGATCGGTATAAATCAGTGCATGGTAAGGCGCAATACTATAGCAGAACTGTGGTAGTACTATACATctcaaaaaatcattaaatcacCATAATTTATGCACTTTCGTGTATGTTTGTTCCTTGATAGTGTTTGTGGCaccattttaatatatatatatatatattttttttatttatttaggatATGATATGTTAACATAATAGGCATCTACTTATATAACTAATATACTAGTATTATGTATTTGGTTAATAATCAGTAAAATATATGTGATACAAATATATTacaataaactatatatatcacatattaatatatatatatatatacagcccCATTCATAACCTTGATCTACGGACGCACTCCAGGAAGAAGGAGAGGAACTTATGCCACATCAGCTAGTTTTATTTTGCCACGTGTATAAGTTAGATGCCACGTGTACAAGGCTGTCTAGAAAATTAGTTGGGAAGTTATGCCACATCAGCTTTCTGTTATGCCATGTCAGCATGACAGTTAAACTCTGGGTTTATAAATACAGCTTGTTAAACTCTTGTTTGTCACTTGTGGATTTGGGTTGCAGACAAAAGTGGAGATAAATGTGACTGAAGGTGAGCAACAGGGGGACTTCTGTGTTGTCTCTAGTGAATCAAATTGGGGCTTCTACTCTTGTTATAGGGCTCCATGAACATCACTTATTTAAAGAGGAGGCGATcgataagaaaatgaaaatgaggttCTAATCTTGGAAATTTCAGAAGTCTCATAATGGCTTGTTCCAACCATATTTGTAAAACAGCTTTATCTACttgttatgtatgtatatgtctgtgtgtatatatatatatatatatatatatgagccgGTTAATTGAATGAGTTGAGAACAagtcaaatgtaccattaggtgAAACACTTGGTACTGTGACTCTGTATATTACATGAAGAAGCCAATGGAGTAAATACTTGTGCTTCCAATTATGTGATAATTTTCAGTAAGAAAGCAATGAGCATTAATTCAAGATGTGATTAAAGCCAAgctctttattttgttagaaGTTTTCACCATTTAATGACTTCTGTGTACTTGTTATTCTGAATTTCCAGAAGAGATTATCTAGCTTAACCGATTTTACAACATATATATGAACTTCTTGAAATTGTAGCTGAAGCTGCAAAGGTCTGACTTGCAATGAGGAGCACTATTTAAGGATTAATTATGCATGTCACTTGAACTTACAGAATTGGTTATATCTTGCTCTCTCTTTGAGATTACAGCACTACGATATACTTCGGAAGTCTGCTGAAGCATGCATAGATTTTCTGCAAATCAGGCCTGAGCTTGCTGCTGCTGCCAATGACATAGACCTGGTTAGTAACTGCCTGAAACAGTGATTATTGATTATCAATTGGCTTAGACTTGCAGCAACATGAAACTTACTTTAATTTATCCCCTGTTGCATTGCCATTCAGATAATCTTGGAAGGAATGGGTTGCTCTCTGTATACAAACTTTAATGCCAAGTTTAAATGTGATGCATTAAAAGTACAGATCATATCAGTTTATAGTCTTTCagtgatgtatatataatatatttctttctttgattcactcatgcaaattaattattattttttttttcagatttctATGGTGAAGAATCAGAGATTAATGGACATATATATGATTGTGTTTGGCAGTTTGAACTTGCTGAGCATCCATGAATCATGATTTCTGAAACTTTTGGGAGCTGATGTTTTGTGGCTGAGTGAATCATTCAGGTAAAAGAATATTCATCACATTCATCAAGAATACTTTTACCATGTCATGTCAAGATTTATGACATGTTTGACACTGAGTTTTGAAAGCTGAAAACAACTTCTAGTAAAAATTGTAAGGGTATTTTAAATTTGTAGCTTTTGGTTGTCTGAAAGCTTTTTCTATTAAACATTTCGTCTTATTCAACCAAAAAGCTTTTGGTGATTGAAAagttatttatgaaatttaaaaagcaGGGTGGCCGACTTGCGATCCaaatcaacaatttttttcaagCTGACTCCTTTTATTAAAACCTTGGACGCTTACTAGTTTTTCTGAGTGAGAGAGCATCTAATCAACATCACATCATCTTTTTCAGTGATTCACTCCTTTCGGTGTTGTTCACTTGTTTGTAGTTTTTTACTTTACAGTGAATACTTCTCATTGTTGTTCTTATTGTTCTcgtcattgttgttgtttttttaaaaaaaaagacaagtaCCAGTGATGCGCACGTGTGGGGAGCAAAACTCAACGCCGATCCACGTGCACTCACTTTGCGTAAGATATGAGAtttgattttagattttttcCAAAATGAACACCTTACGCAAGAGATTCGATACCAATTGATCTAAAAGTGTGTATTCTTATTTAAGACTGTTTTTCAGTTTGTCCTTAATTCTCCTTTAATAGATGAATGCTTTACTCATTTtagaaaaacatttttaatcattttttttgttattttgttttttctcatctttattttattttatttttttcctcttgtcAAGAACCTTTTTGTTTCATAGGGTCAAGTTTAATTTgaagattattttattataaaaaagaaaaatctgacTTGTGATTATAAAAGGATTAAGTTGCCGGTGGAGTTTAAAATCTGGGTTatcatttgtttgattttttttttttaaatgttgacttttcaatttatttatttagtgtcTAGTCTATTTGTATTAATTCATAGAAAGAGATAGGATTAAATTGTCAATGCAATTTAAAACTCTTAAGTTATtgttagtttgattttttttaaaaaaaattattttaaatttctacaTTATACAAATTTATTTGATCCGTCTCTTTCATTCAATGTGTCCCTTTCAATGGAGCCATTGATGATCTAGTTTATTTACacgttaattattatttatataattttatatttaatataatatttaacggaagaacaaaacaaacaaactaacatataaaaataaatttttttcaataaatccaaataaataaatgattaaattttagCTGTAGCTTAGTTAGTTGCTGTGTATCTCTTCaataacaatatttaataaatgaaatccaaaattaaaaaaaaaaataaaaaataaaaaagcatcaTGGACTTATTagtctctattattattattattattattattattatttaaaatgagatcctttcttttttcttttttcttttttcttttgttgtgaaACACCAAACGTGGGTTGTGGAATAAGAATACACTAGAGGGTGTGGTCCCCACATCTATCATTTGCCACGTCATACTAACAAAATAGTGGGGTCCACATAAGTGTGGGCCCAGAATAAGCTGACGTGGCAAAGCTACTCTAAAGAGACCCACCTCCTATAACCTCTAACAACAATACGTACTTCACGCCTTTCTCTTCGCCgagttttctctctctctctcttcgtttttcttttactttctttctcGCGAGATCGCTGGGAAATTTTTACGAAAAACCCCCTCGTCACcaggtataattttttttaaaattttatataaacccCCTGTTCGTGACTTATTTCTCACATCGAcatccttcttttcttctttgcagTTGGattctttatataaattttttttttgcagtttTGCATTTTAGtccagaaaaataaaaaattatttctcaaGCTATGAAACCACCAGAGCAGTCGGAAACCCTAGAGGAACTCGCATCGGAGAACGAAGCAGAGGAGGAACCCCAAACCCTGGAGTCCCAAATCGAGGAACCAGTGTCTAGGGTTCTTCAATCTGGAACCCTAGGAACGGTGGGTTCCAATCCGGCGTTTTTGGTTGGGAATTTCGTTTGGGGGAGGGTGAGAACTCATCCATGGTGGCCGGGGAGAGTTCGGGACCCGGAGCTTGCTGTGGCGGCCAAGCGCGCTGTGCGGAAGGCGCCGAACTCCGTCTTCGTCTCCTACTTCGGTGATGAATCCTATGCTTGGTGTCAACCTATGCATTTGAAGCCATTCAAGCAGGAGTTTGCGCAAATGATGGCGCAGAGCGTTTCTAAGGGCTTTGTGAGTGCTGTGCGGAGTGCTTTGGAGGAGATTGGGAGGTGCGTGGAGGTGGAAATGGCTTGCGGTTGTGTGGATATTGAGATTCCTGATGGGTTTTTGAAGCAAGGTAGTAAGGAGTTTGCAATCACTGCTTATGCTCCGGCGGAGTTTCTGCAGCTTGTTAGGGATGTTGCGAAGAACTGTATGGTTGTTGATATGCTTGAGATTACAGT belongs to Dioscorea cayenensis subsp. rotundata cultivar TDr96_F1 chromosome 17, TDr96_F1_v2_PseudoChromosome.rev07_lg8_w22 25.fasta, whole genome shotgun sequence and includes:
- the LOC120280032 gene encoding glycine--tRNA ligase, mitochondrial 1-like translates to MASSSSSASVEAQVEAVRSIKASPGASQFEMDMAVESPKGLKLEVAARQAEVNRKEDGATSELINDALRQAVVNILERRLFIIPSFKIYRGVAGLYDYGPPGCAVKSNVLTLWRQHFVMEENMLEVDCPCITPEVVLKASGHVDKFTDLMVNDEKTGTCYRADHLLKDYCKEKLEKDLTLTPAKVAELKHVIAILDDLSAEELGAKLKEYGITAPDTKNPLSDPYPFNLMFRTSIGPTGLSTGFMRPETAQGIFVNFKDLYYYNGNKLPFAAAQIGQAFRNEISPRQGLLRVREFTLAEIEHFVDPDDKSHPKFANVAELEFFMFPREDQLAGKSARKICLREAVSKGIVNNETLGYFIGRVFRFLARLGIDEDRLRFRQHLPNEMAHYAADCWDAEIESSFGWIECVGIADRSAYDLRGHTDKSGVPLVAHEKFSEPREVEKLVITPSKKDLGLAFEGNQKMVVGALEAMSEKEALEMKATLESKGEAEFLVCTLGKTVVITKNMVSIRMEKKKEHQRVFTPSVIEPSFGIGRIIYCLYEHSFHRRPCKSKDEQLNVFRFPPVVAPIKCTVFPLIKNPEFDDVARSIAETLTKAGISNIIDITGTSIGKRYARTDEIGVPFAVTVDSTTSVTIRERDSRQQIRVNIKEVVSVVKELIEGQSTWTALVRAYTQT